The following coding sequences are from one Streptomyces sp. NBC_01485 window:
- a CDS encoding conjugal transfer protein: MTDHNSPAGAVGGGEPSGQPGPFGPPQQPQQQAWQGQQAPVPQQPQPQQLPSDAARAQVAAAWVRNTPRAGQAAVPSLPPRETRPQGESKKEKRERERAARKAVYEQKKAEKEQRKRGVTATAAAPVTAQPTAPAATAHAPQQPVAGTPTLTPRPTAGVSAPAHTPTAAGAAAPAPTAPKPHVGRDFVVPKPGGRIPTGGRRTHVALRATLLITTCVFALGSCGVMGLVVGKSSGPETAGLDSADVDKYRLTDFPTQQAATFAEQYALLCMTFSPETASTRRVSLARYASAGVDAECGWSGEGTSTAVSATWDGTAETLAEYGDHGRYIGVQVRTDDGTLTTLTVPVYVKNLSTGEGMRVAGDVGQMPLPARADVPEIDQDSEVRDDALAQQLQQQVLPGYFAAWGASDATAMTRFTTPDASQSATSGLSGRLTTPTINDVAALVPKSVQKTDPYTYPAGQAVEVRVVVDWGDPKGETVRRAYRMTVVNTAQGWFIKDIRGGVLDSQGGRADSDGGTGAGTGTASSSASPSTSASASAPKTPPSPKGKPAGKS; encoded by the coding sequence ATGACAGACCACAACAGCCCTGCTGGCGCGGTCGGCGGAGGCGAGCCTTCTGGGCAGCCCGGGCCCTTCGGTCCTCCCCAGCAACCCCAGCAACAGGCGTGGCAGGGCCAGCAGGCCCCCGTCCCGCAGCAGCCGCAGCCCCAGCAACTCCCCTCCGACGCGGCCCGCGCGCAGGTCGCCGCCGCCTGGGTGCGCAACACGCCCCGGGCCGGCCAGGCCGCCGTACCGTCGCTGCCGCCGCGTGAGACGCGCCCCCAGGGCGAGTCGAAGAAGGAGAAGCGCGAGCGGGAGCGGGCGGCGCGCAAGGCGGTGTACGAGCAGAAGAAGGCGGAGAAGGAGCAGCGCAAGCGGGGCGTTACGGCGACGGCCGCCGCGCCGGTGACCGCCCAGCCCACCGCTCCGGCCGCCACCGCGCACGCGCCCCAGCAGCCCGTCGCCGGCACCCCGACGCTCACGCCCAGGCCCACGGCGGGCGTCTCCGCCCCCGCCCATACGCCCACCGCGGCCGGTGCCGCAGCCCCCGCCCCTACCGCCCCCAAGCCCCACGTCGGCCGCGACTTCGTCGTCCCGAAGCCCGGTGGCCGTATCCCCACCGGTGGACGCCGTACGCACGTCGCGCTCCGCGCCACCCTGCTGATCACCACCTGTGTGTTCGCGCTGGGCTCCTGCGGCGTGATGGGACTGGTGGTCGGCAAGTCGTCCGGTCCCGAGACCGCCGGGCTGGACTCCGCCGACGTGGACAAGTACCGCCTCACCGACTTCCCGACGCAGCAGGCGGCGACCTTCGCCGAGCAGTACGCCCTGCTGTGCATGACGTTCTCCCCGGAGACCGCGTCCACGCGCCGGGTGAGCCTCGCCCGCTACGCCTCCGCCGGCGTCGACGCCGAGTGCGGCTGGAGCGGCGAGGGAACCTCCACCGCCGTCTCCGCCACCTGGGACGGAACCGCCGAGACGCTCGCCGAGTACGGCGACCACGGCCGCTACATCGGCGTCCAGGTCCGTACCGACGACGGCACGCTCACCACGCTCACCGTCCCCGTCTACGTGAAGAACCTCTCGACGGGCGAGGGCATGCGCGTCGCCGGTGACGTCGGCCAGATGCCGCTGCCCGCCCGCGCGGACGTGCCGGAGATCGACCAGGACAGCGAGGTCCGGGACGACGCCCTGGCCCAGCAGCTCCAACAGCAGGTGCTGCCGGGCTACTTCGCGGCCTGGGGCGCCTCCGACGCCACCGCGATGACCCGCTTCACCACGCCCGACGCCTCACAGTCGGCCACCTCCGGCCTGTCCGGCAGGCTGACCACCCCGACGATCAACGACGTCGCCGCGCTCGTCCCGAAGAGCGTGCAGAAGACCGACCCGTACACCTACCCGGCCGGGCAGGCCGTCGAGGTGCGCGTGGTCGTCGACTGGGGCGACCCCAAGGGCGAGACGGTGCGCCGCGCCTACCGGATGACGGTGGTGAACACGGCCCAGGGCTGGTTCATCAAGGACATCCGCGGCGGCGTGCTCGACTCGCAGGGCGGACGGGCCGACAGCGACGGGGGCACGGGCGCCGGCACGGGCACCGCCTCCTCGTCGGCGAGTCCTTCCACCTCTGCTTCCGCTTCCGCCCCCAAGACCCCCCCGTCGCCCAAGGGCAAGCCGGCCGGCAAGTCCTGA
- a CDS encoding DUF4913 domain-containing protein, with protein MSGTEEAAEEPEFYFADVFVFVSDYLAQMIRRRVNGSSATWCPRWWEHPEAGARLSALWLAWEHLRQDPALGMSTWWLHHADPHLRVLMDADSGPFAACSPKDGHTAYPFDPLPVDPRPE; from the coding sequence ATGTCCGGCACCGAAGAGGCCGCAGAGGAACCGGAGTTCTACTTCGCGGACGTCTTCGTCTTCGTCTCCGACTACCTCGCCCAGATGATCCGCCGACGCGTCAACGGCTCCTCGGCCACCTGGTGCCCGAGGTGGTGGGAGCATCCCGAGGCCGGCGCCCGGCTGTCCGCGCTCTGGCTGGCCTGGGAGCATCTGCGCCAGGACCCGGCGCTCGGCATGTCGACCTGGTGGCTGCATCACGCGGACCCGCATCTGCGAGTGCTGATGGACGCCGACTCGGGCCCGTTCGCGGCCTGTTCGCCCAAGGACGGGCACACGGCGTACCCGTTCGACCCGCTGCCGGTGGATCCGCGTCCGGAGTGA
- a CDS encoding peptidoglycan DD-metalloendopeptidase family protein — MVAPAVLAAAQKAAKVAKTAKKARQAASGGGGQGDGDGKGKDKSNLKLWLILGGSGGLLTFGGMSLAIVVLMGMIGGTGNGAVAAACGDYADNAGAGNTGDAAATNPILPAGKMYMPSETARNEIPPKMILAAMRAAARYDGLDWALIAGQMYQETKYGQDKSAAPGGKNSLGYMGILQFGTPAWKDYGADGNGDGKKDLYNIDDAAWAAANFLHAKKAETAPFKALQTYSGSTASNTIYPRVVITQATRYHGVLTGDQELIKRWYAHLKETVDKNPGFPTLGQQSDIPEPVGNNAEPGSALSVAATSPRSWSTPPLDGSDGEKTTTAMAPAAYTTSLLGPAGVTTVAFPAAKEPAGGAGWQWPLKEGTYTLGTKYHENGSMWSLGYHTGLDLVATSGTPIYAPADGKIVHAGPGGSYGNETEIQHAGGVITLYAHQTSIKVSVGQTVKRGDQIGTVGATGNVTGPHLHWEVRIPGVDNPFVAGQDAGPGMVDPQAWMKGQVAANPDYGTVPGSTDEGRGKDAQYADCAEENGSAAVAPDGAGASGVIPDSDDPVIRAVLGWAQRGIGVPYVFGAPRLQGENPTSFDCSSFTQWAYYMASGGKIDIGTTTYTQEPYLKKYEVSLSEAQPGDVIFFRPEGNHSGHVGLVWDPKGHKIIHAPRPGKSVEFSKWDYQDQITGVYRVPIPQGTNSVEGDGTGKAKGA, encoded by the coding sequence ATGGTGGCACCCGCCGTGCTCGCGGCCGCGCAGAAGGCCGCGAAGGTCGCCAAGACCGCCAAGAAGGCCCGTCAGGCCGCGTCCGGGGGAGGCGGTCAAGGCGACGGCGACGGCAAGGGCAAGGACAAGAGCAACCTCAAGCTCTGGCTCATCCTCGGCGGCAGCGGCGGGCTGCTGACCTTCGGCGGCATGTCTCTGGCGATCGTCGTTCTCATGGGCATGATCGGCGGGACCGGCAACGGCGCCGTCGCGGCCGCGTGCGGCGACTACGCGGACAACGCCGGCGCGGGCAACACCGGTGACGCCGCGGCCACCAACCCGATCCTGCCGGCCGGCAAGATGTACATGCCGAGCGAGACCGCGCGCAACGAGATACCGCCGAAGATGATCCTCGCCGCGATGCGCGCCGCCGCCCGCTACGACGGCCTCGACTGGGCGCTCATCGCCGGGCAGATGTACCAGGAGACCAAGTACGGCCAGGACAAGTCGGCCGCGCCCGGCGGCAAGAACTCCCTCGGCTACATGGGCATCCTCCAGTTCGGCACCCCCGCCTGGAAGGACTACGGAGCCGACGGCAACGGCGACGGCAAGAAGGACCTCTACAACATCGACGACGCGGCCTGGGCCGCCGCCAACTTCCTGCACGCGAAGAAGGCCGAGACCGCCCCCTTCAAGGCGCTGCAGACCTACTCCGGCTCCACGGCGTCCAACACGATCTACCCGCGTGTCGTCATCACCCAGGCCACCCGCTACCACGGGGTGCTCACGGGAGATCAGGAGCTCATCAAGCGCTGGTACGCGCATCTGAAGGAGACCGTCGACAAGAACCCCGGCTTCCCCACGCTCGGGCAGCAGTCGGACATCCCGGAGCCGGTCGGCAACAACGCCGAGCCCGGCTCCGCGCTCAGTGTCGCCGCGACCTCGCCCCGCTCGTGGTCCACCCCGCCGCTGGACGGCAGCGACGGCGAGAAGACCACCACGGCCATGGCGCCGGCCGCGTACACCACGAGCCTCCTCGGCCCGGCCGGCGTCACCACCGTCGCCTTCCCCGCCGCCAAGGAGCCCGCGGGCGGCGCCGGCTGGCAGTGGCCGCTGAAGGAGGGCACCTACACCCTCGGCACCAAGTACCACGAGAACGGCAGTATGTGGAGCCTCGGCTACCACACCGGCCTCGACCTCGTGGCGACCTCCGGCACCCCGATCTACGCACCGGCCGACGGCAAGATCGTCCACGCGGGGCCCGGCGGCTCGTACGGCAACGAGACGGAGATCCAGCACGCGGGCGGCGTCATCACGCTCTACGCCCACCAGACCTCGATCAAGGTGTCCGTCGGCCAGACCGTCAAGCGCGGCGACCAGATCGGCACGGTCGGCGCGACCGGCAACGTCACCGGACCCCACCTGCACTGGGAGGTGCGGATCCCGGGCGTCGACAACCCGTTCGTCGCCGGTCAGGACGCGGGCCCGGGCATGGTCGACCCCCAGGCATGGATGAAGGGCCAGGTCGCCGCCAACCCCGACTACGGCACCGTTCCGGGCTCCACCGACGAGGGCCGGGGCAAGGACGCCCAGTACGCCGACTGCGCGGAGGAGAACGGCAGCGCGGCCGTCGCCCCGGACGGCGCCGGCGCCTCCGGCGTCATCCCCGACTCCGACGACCCGGTGATCCGCGCGGTCCTCGGCTGGGCGCAGCGCGGCATCGGCGTCCCGTACGTGTTCGGCGCTCCGCGGCTGCAGGGCGAGAACCCCACCAGCTTCGACTGCTCCAGCTTCACGCAGTGGGCGTACTACATGGCCAGCGGCGGGAAGATCGACATCGGTACGACGACGTACACCCAGGAGCCCTACCTCAAGAAGTACGAGGTGTCGCTGTCCGAGGCGCAGCCCGGCGACGTCATCTTCTTCCGGCCGGAGGGCAATCACTCGGGTCACGTGGGTCTTGTCTGGGACCCCAAGGGCCACAAGATCATCCACGCTCCGCGGCCGGGCAAGTCGGTCGAGTTCAGCAAGTGGGACTACCAGGACCAGATCACCGGCGTCTACCGCGTCCCGATCCCGCAGGGCACGAACTCGGTCGAGGGCGACGGCACGGGCAAGGCGAAGGGTGCCTGA
- a CDS encoding type IV secretory system conjugative DNA transfer family protein, with protein sequence MTAEQQKKPRAEDDWTFEIVIAVAVVLLVGAGAWLAAKVGAGYADAPAPPSDPLTFLVAVVKGDYDWPGSPASAVAAGEAVVVGILGLAVYRVRERLRRKPKVDGAARHLAKGEELGKLTMKGAAATAERLGVRSGTPGVFIGRSVKGRQPLYGSYEDMHVDIWGPRTGKTTRRAIPAILDGPGAVLVTSNKRDIVDATRGPRTARGPVWVFDPQQVAQEEPSWWWNPLSYVTDVAKARKMADHFASGSRDANASTDAFFDPAGQDLLANLLLAAACAKAPVTQIYTWLSNPRDDAPERILRGAGHAMSADGLSGVINAPDKQRSGIYGVAQQMASCLVNPEVNRWVTPPADEYAGEFDPHAFVRGGGTLYSLSREGRDSAGPLVTALTVAVVEAAEEYATTQRGGRLPLPLVGVLDEAANVCRWRNLPDLYSHYGSRGIILMTILQSWAQGIEVWGERGMEKLWSAANVRVYGGGVSDTRFLGDLSELAGEFELREYQTSRESEFGGWSGNRAISESTRRERVLQVSDLGAMPPGRALVLASGTKPVLVETVPWWEGAYAAEVQASLKKYDPGAR encoded by the coding sequence GTGACCGCAGAACAGCAGAAGAAGCCCCGCGCCGAGGACGACTGGACCTTTGAGATCGTCATCGCCGTCGCCGTCGTGCTCCTCGTCGGCGCCGGCGCCTGGCTGGCGGCGAAGGTGGGGGCCGGGTACGCCGACGCGCCCGCGCCGCCGTCCGATCCGCTGACCTTCCTGGTCGCGGTGGTCAAGGGCGACTACGACTGGCCGGGTTCGCCCGCCAGTGCCGTCGCCGCCGGGGAGGCCGTGGTCGTCGGGATTCTCGGGCTGGCCGTCTACCGGGTGCGGGAGCGGCTGCGGCGGAAGCCGAAGGTGGACGGCGCCGCCAGGCATCTCGCGAAGGGCGAGGAGCTCGGGAAGCTGACCATGAAGGGCGCCGCCGCCACCGCCGAGCGCCTCGGCGTGCGGTCGGGCACGCCCGGCGTGTTCATCGGACGGTCCGTCAAGGGGCGGCAGCCGCTGTACGGGTCGTATGAAGACATGCACGTGGACATCTGGGGGCCGCGGACCGGCAAGACCACCCGGCGGGCCATTCCGGCCATCCTCGACGGGCCCGGCGCCGTTCTCGTCACCTCCAACAAGCGGGACATCGTGGACGCCACCCGGGGGCCGCGGACCGCGCGCGGGCCGGTGTGGGTGTTCGACCCGCAGCAGGTCGCGCAGGAGGAGCCGAGCTGGTGGTGGAACCCGCTGTCGTACGTCACCGACGTCGCCAAGGCCCGCAAGATGGCCGACCACTTCGCCAGCGGCTCGCGTGACGCGAACGCCTCCACCGACGCCTTCTTCGACCCGGCGGGCCAGGACCTGCTGGCCAACCTGCTGCTCGCCGCCGCCTGCGCCAAGGCGCCGGTCACGCAGATCTACACCTGGCTGTCCAACCCCAGGGACGACGCCCCGGAGCGGATCCTGCGCGGCGCCGGGCACGCCATGTCCGCCGACGGGCTGTCCGGCGTCATCAACGCCCCCGACAAGCAGCGCAGCGGTATCTACGGCGTCGCCCAGCAGATGGCGTCCTGCCTGGTCAATCCCGAGGTCAACCGGTGGGTGACGCCGCCGGCGGACGAGTACGCGGGCGAGTTCGACCCGCACGCGTTCGTCCGCGGCGGCGGCACCCTGTACTCGCTGAGCCGGGAGGGGCGCGACTCCGCCGGGCCGCTGGTGACCGCGCTGACCGTCGCCGTCGTCGAGGCGGCCGAGGAGTACGCCACCACCCAGCGCGGCGGGCGCCTCCCGCTGCCCCTCGTCGGCGTCCTGGACGAGGCGGCCAACGTCTGCCGCTGGCGCAACCTGCCCGACCTGTACTCCCACTACGGCTCGCGCGGCATCATCCTGATGACGATCCTCCAGTCCTGGGCGCAGGGCATCGAGGTGTGGGGCGAGCGCGGCATGGAGAAGCTGTGGTCCGCGGCGAACGTCCGCGTGTACGGCGGCGGCGTATCCGACACCCGCTTCCTGGGCGACCTGAGCGAACTGGCCGGCGAGTTCGAGCTGCGCGAGTACCAGACGAGCCGTGAGTCGGAGTTCGGCGGCTGGTCCGGCAACCGCGCGATCAGCGAGTCCACCCGCCGCGAACGCGTCCTCCAGGTCTCCGACCTCGGCGCGATGCCTCCCGGCCGGGCCCTGGTCCTGGCCTCCGGCACCAAGCCGGTCCTCGTCGAGACGGTCCCGTGGTGGGAGGGCGCCTACGCCGCCGAGGTCCAGGCCTCGCTGAAGAAGTACGATCCCGGGGCGCGTTGA
- a CDS encoding sugar ABC transporter substrate-binding protein: MRRIAIVVVASTMSLSLAGCGMMGASENTGSATPTRSNDITVGVLMPETTNTRYVNFDYPIIKKKVAELTENKGKTEYRNAAGSTKTQNSQVQRMIDEKIDIILLDAVDAKAIAPMVRKAKEAGIPVIAYDRLAQGPIDAYVSFDNELVGEVQGRTLAEAIGNVSLADKIVMVNGSPTDPNAGQFKEGALSELNGRVTIAKSYDTVNWNPDIAQASMTKAIDAIGKNNIAGVYSANDAMAAGIIKALEAAGVSDSDLPPITGQDAELPAVQRILSGEQYMSVYKPYPDMAEAAAEAAVAKVQGRDLQFEALTRDKVDSPTNKEIPAKLVTVVALTKTNIKQTVVADGIYKIADICTNKYKSACQAAGLL; this comes from the coding sequence ATGCGTCGTATCGCCATAGTTGTGGTCGCCTCCACGATGTCCCTCTCACTCGCCGGGTGCGGGATGATGGGGGCGTCGGAGAACACCGGCAGCGCGACACCGACGCGGAGCAACGACATCACGGTGGGCGTCCTGATGCCGGAGACGACGAACACCCGGTACGTGAACTTCGACTACCCGATCATCAAGAAGAAGGTCGCCGAGCTCACGGAGAACAAGGGCAAGACGGAGTACCGCAACGCGGCCGGGAGCACCAAGACGCAGAACTCCCAGGTGCAGCGGATGATCGACGAGAAGATCGACATCATCCTGCTGGACGCCGTCGACGCGAAGGCGATCGCGCCCATGGTGAGGAAGGCCAAGGAGGCGGGCATCCCCGTCATCGCCTACGACCGTCTCGCGCAGGGCCCGATCGACGCGTACGTCTCCTTCGACAACGAGCTGGTCGGCGAGGTGCAGGGCCGTACGCTCGCGGAGGCCATCGGCAACGTCAGCCTCGCCGACAAGATCGTCATGGTGAACGGCTCGCCCACCGACCCGAACGCCGGCCAGTTCAAGGAGGGCGCGCTCAGCGAGCTCAACGGCCGGGTCACGATCGCGAAGTCGTACGACACCGTCAACTGGAACCCGGACATCGCCCAGGCCAGCATGACGAAGGCGATCGACGCGATCGGCAAGAACAACATCGCCGGCGTCTACTCCGCCAACGACGCCATGGCCGCCGGCATCATCAAGGCCCTGGAGGCGGCGGGCGTCAGCGACAGCGACCTGCCCCCGATCACCGGTCAGGACGCGGAGCTGCCGGCCGTGCAGCGGATCCTCAGCGGCGAGCAGTACATGAGCGTCTACAAGCCCTACCCCGACATGGCCGAGGCCGCCGCCGAGGCGGCGGTCGCCAAGGTCCAGGGCCGTGACCTCCAGTTCGAGGCCCTCACCCGCGACAAGGTCGACAGCCCGACCAACAAGGAAATTCCGGCCAAGCTGGTGACCGTGGTCGCGCTGACGAAGACCAACATCAAGCAGACCGTCGTCGCCGACGGCATCTACAAGATCGCCGACATCTGCACCAACAAGTACAAGTCCGCCTGCCAGGCCGCCGGCCTGCTCTGA
- a CDS encoding helix-turn-helix transcriptional regulator: MAGHGTEEHPHGADRLCEAGDRVYSRAVRRGRVARTDAEPVPCLLELALLHPDPDDMDWLVPTSPQEVMTRLLRGLYDEVSASRRRMGSAVAAFEWYAGLGGPARGAVTGEGAAIRVLDGSARIQAALDAATEACTAEVLTVQPGGIRREHELSEGLHRALELRGRGVRMRDLYNHVARHGQGLLTYLELMGDAVEARTLDEVIDRLILFDRTVAFIPANTDRTMALELRHPALISYLVTVFERLWRLAVPLTAPLPDTRIEGISHREQSIAALLAEGHQDAVIAERLGISVRTCRAHIARLSETLGAASRTQLGVRIAQVGLDRPPGETGSGSGTGTLTGTGTVSLPAPAPAPAAAPAPPLDPGPVPGRGSPTAR; the protein is encoded by the coding sequence ATGGCCGGGCACGGGACGGAGGAGCATCCCCACGGTGCCGACCGGCTGTGCGAGGCCGGGGACCGCGTGTACTCCCGGGCCGTACGACGCGGCCGGGTGGCGCGGACCGACGCCGAGCCGGTCCCGTGCCTCCTCGAACTGGCGCTCCTGCACCCCGACCCCGACGACATGGACTGGCTGGTTCCGACCTCCCCGCAGGAGGTCATGACCCGGCTGCTGCGCGGACTCTACGACGAGGTGAGCGCGAGCCGGCGGCGGATGGGCTCGGCGGTCGCCGCCTTCGAGTGGTACGCGGGCCTGGGCGGTCCGGCGCGCGGCGCGGTGACCGGGGAGGGCGCGGCGATCCGCGTCCTGGACGGCTCCGCCCGGATCCAGGCCGCGCTGGACGCGGCGACCGAGGCGTGCACGGCCGAGGTGCTCACCGTGCAGCCCGGCGGCATCCGGCGTGAGCACGAGCTGTCGGAGGGCCTGCACCGGGCGCTGGAGCTGCGCGGGCGGGGCGTGCGCATGCGCGACCTCTACAACCACGTCGCCCGGCACGGCCAGGGCCTGCTCACCTACCTGGAGCTGATGGGCGACGCGGTGGAGGCCCGCACCCTGGACGAGGTCATCGACCGGCTGATCCTCTTCGACCGCACGGTGGCCTTCATCCCGGCGAACACCGACCGCACGATGGCCCTGGAGCTGCGCCACCCGGCCCTGATCTCCTACCTGGTCACGGTCTTCGAGCGGCTGTGGCGGCTGGCGGTCCCGCTCACCGCCCCGCTGCCCGACACCCGCATCGAGGGCATCTCGCACCGCGAGCAGTCCATCGCCGCCCTGCTGGCGGAGGGCCACCAGGACGCGGTGATCGCCGAACGCCTGGGCATCAGCGTCCGCACCTGCCGCGCCCACATCGCCCGCCTCTCGGAGACCCTGGGCGCGGCCAGCCGCACCCAACTGGGGGTACGGATCGCCCAGGTCGGCCTGGACCGGCCGCCGGGGGAGACGGGGAGCGGGAGCGGGACGGGGACGCTGACCGGGACGGGGACCGTCAGTCTCCCGGCCCCTGCTCCGGCCCCTGCTGCTGCTCCGGCCCCACCCCTCGACCCTGGTCCTGTTCCCGGTCGAGGATCCCCGACCGCCCGATGA
- a CDS encoding helix-turn-helix transcriptional regulator, giving the protein MSAPPHSPHGVENLCAAGTALYEQALRDGRVKAEQAGTAAPCLLSFGLLHPVVDDLGQLEPVPPALVLHRLLRASGTRIAEERHREERLAALFEPLMRVTGGRTAATEPVSLRILSGTERINGAITEAMAEATSEVLCVQPNSHYSGPRGQAAQPVAMARDQALLDRGCRIRTLYQHTQRHMPLVLARYEQLRGDAEARTLDEVTDRLIVIDGTVAFIPAGEDGRLALEVRHPALLTYFTTTFDRLWRLATPMYPQAVRRPSLGGVTPRQHAIAALLVEGHTDAVIADRLGMNIRTARVHIAKLATTLGSDSRAQLGYLIGRSGILDREQDQGRGVGPEQQQGPEQGPGD; this is encoded by the coding sequence GTGAGCGCGCCGCCCCACTCCCCGCACGGCGTGGAGAACCTGTGCGCCGCCGGCACGGCCCTCTACGAGCAGGCGCTGCGCGACGGGCGCGTCAAGGCCGAGCAGGCCGGGACGGCGGCCCCCTGCCTGCTGTCCTTCGGCCTCCTGCACCCGGTCGTGGACGACCTCGGCCAGCTCGAACCCGTACCCCCCGCCCTCGTCCTGCACCGGCTGCTGCGCGCCTCGGGCACCCGCATCGCCGAGGAACGGCACCGCGAGGAACGGCTCGCGGCGCTCTTCGAACCCCTCATGCGCGTCACCGGCGGCCGTACGGCGGCCACGGAGCCCGTCTCGCTGCGGATCCTCAGCGGCACGGAACGGATCAACGGGGCGATCACCGAGGCGATGGCCGAGGCGACCAGCGAGGTGCTCTGCGTCCAGCCCAACAGCCACTACAGCGGGCCGCGCGGCCAGGCGGCCCAGCCCGTCGCCATGGCCCGCGACCAGGCCCTGCTGGACCGGGGCTGCCGCATCCGCACCCTCTACCAGCACACCCAGCGCCATATGCCGCTCGTCCTGGCCCGCTACGAGCAGCTCCGGGGCGACGCCGAGGCCCGCACCCTGGACGAGGTCACCGACCGGCTCATCGTCATCGACGGGACGGTCGCCTTCATCCCCGCCGGCGAGGACGGCCGGCTGGCCCTGGAGGTCCGCCACCCCGCGCTCCTCACCTACTTCACCACCACCTTCGACCGCCTCTGGCGGCTGGCCACCCCCATGTACCCGCAGGCCGTCCGGCGCCCGTCCCTGGGCGGCGTCACCCCGCGCCAGCACGCCATCGCCGCACTCCTCGTCGAGGGCCACACCGACGCCGTCATCGCCGACCGCCTCGGCATGAACATCCGCACCGCCCGCGTCCACATCGCCAAACTCGCCACCACCCTCGGCAGCGACAGCCGCGCCCAACTCGGCTACCTCATCGGGCGGTCGGGGATCCTCGACCGGGAACAGGACCAGGGTCGAGGGGTGGGGCCGGAGCAGCAGCAGGGGCCGGAGCAGGGGCCGGGAGACTGA
- a CDS encoding helix-turn-helix transcriptional regulator, with protein MEFALLHADPDDANWLRPVPPSIALSQLLNPIEREITQRRRLSVELADAFEPFMTLSAQPTPATHSITVLEGIDRINAALDLATSQCQTEMLTVQPSRRRLEHTLVQGLERDRPLIERGCRIRTLYQHTARYSPETLGYVSQFTDGKVEYRTIDELVERLIVCDETVAFIPTRDDGQVALELRHPGLVRYLIKVFEFMWGRAVPLATGAPYETAPDGITDIQHSIAKLLVEGHVDEAIARRLGMNVRTCRAHIAKLATALGSGSRAQLGFLIAQSGLLRQEP; from the coding sequence ATGGAGTTCGCCCTGCTTCATGCCGACCCCGACGACGCGAACTGGCTGCGCCCGGTGCCCCCGTCGATCGCCCTGTCCCAGCTGCTCAACCCGATCGAACGCGAGATAACCCAGCGCAGGCGGCTGTCGGTGGAGCTCGCCGACGCTTTCGAGCCGTTCATGACCCTCAGCGCCCAGCCGACGCCTGCCACGCACTCGATCACGGTGCTGGAGGGCATCGACCGGATCAACGCGGCGCTCGATCTGGCCACCTCCCAGTGCCAGACCGAGATGCTCACCGTCCAGCCGAGCCGACGCCGCCTGGAGCACACCCTCGTCCAGGGGCTGGAGCGCGACCGGCCGCTGATCGAACGCGGCTGCCGGATCCGCACCCTCTACCAGCACACGGCCCGCTACAGCCCCGAGACCCTCGGCTACGTCTCCCAGTTCACCGACGGCAAGGTCGAGTACCGCACCATCGACGAACTCGTGGAGCGGCTGATCGTCTGCGACGAGACGGTGGCCTTCATCCCGACCCGCGACGACGGGCAGGTCGCCCTCGAACTCCGGCACCCGGGGCTCGTCCGCTACCTGATCAAGGTCTTCGAGTTCATGTGGGGCCGCGCCGTACCCCTGGCCACCGGCGCCCCGTACGAGACCGCGCCCGACGGCATCACGGACATCCAGCACTCCATCGCCAAGCTGCTGGTCGAGGGGCACGTCGACGAGGCGATCGCCCGCCGGCTGGGCATGAACGTCCGCACCTGCCGGGCCCACATCGCCAAACTCGCCACGGCCCTGGGCAGCGGCAGCCGCGCCCAGCTCGGCTTCCTCATCGCCCAGTCGGGACTCCTCAGGCAGGAGCCCTGA
- a CDS encoding pyridoxamine 5'-phosphate oxidase family protein, with protein sequence MAAYPQDPGAPDASYLSFWHERHLCTLTTSRPDGSPHVVPVGVTYDPGARLARVIALKGSTKVGNVLAAGTGGARVAVCQVDGGRWATLEGRAYVRGEPERVAEAERRYAGRYGRTPSPNPARVVIEIELTRAMGRG encoded by the coding sequence ATGGCCGCATACCCCCAGGACCCGGGCGCCCCGGACGCGTCGTATCTCTCCTTCTGGCACGAACGGCATCTGTGCACCCTGACCACATCACGCCCGGACGGCAGCCCGCACGTGGTTCCGGTCGGCGTGACGTACGACCCCGGGGCGCGCCTCGCGCGGGTCATCGCCCTCAAGGGCAGCACGAAGGTGGGCAACGTCCTGGCGGCGGGCACCGGCGGCGCCCGGGTCGCGGTGTGCCAGGTGGACGGGGGGCGGTGGGCCACCCTGGAGGGGCGCGCGTACGTCCGCGGCGAGCCGGAGCGGGTGGCGGAGGCCGAGCGCCGGTACGCGGGGCGCTACGGGCGCACGCCGAGCCCGAACCCCGCGCGCGTGGTGATCGAGATCGAGCTGACCCGGGCGATGGGACGCGGCTGA